In Vespa velutina chromosome 1, iVesVel2.1, whole genome shotgun sequence, the genomic stretch GCTCATCAcgttaatatttgtataaacttcttttattttacattcagCAATAAAACGTTGATTTGTATTACATTAGGATTACCTGTGCCTCAATTAAGTAACAGTCTATCAAACAGCCGTTTGATAGTTGCAAAACGTATGCTGAATCGCGCGAACGAATTAATGGATCGTCTTGACGATCCTACAGCGCCTCTACATCCAAATACATCGGAGAATAATCAGTCTCCATTACCGCAGCAGATACAAGTACAAGAAATAGAAACGGATCAGGAAGAGTAAgttcgtttaataatatttttgatcaataattattgtaaatagaTATGCTTGCCTGATAAAAGAAGGAACTCTGCGTAGACTTTTCAGAACTGCAGAAGGTCGACAATCAGCTGGAACTAGACTTTCAGAAGCTGTTACGGCTGCATTAGGAGTTGTTATTTCTGCCTCTGGCGCCAGCAATGTTACCTTATTAAGGGGTAAGAATGTAATAAATCATggaagtataatattaatgtattaacaCTTGATAAATCTAATATAGGAAGCAATGATGACGCTAATGAAGCAAGAACTGCAAGTGAGGCACAAGAAGATGCTGAAATGGAAACATCTGCGCAATCACAAAGTGAACAACAGGGAACATTAAATGCGAGTGGACAAAATAATAGACGGCCGCACGCTCAGTAAGACATATATTTTCACTGGTTGTATCgtgaaatatatcgaaaaagactcatgaatttatttatctacctatctatctatctatctatctatctatctatttatatatttattaggtTGCCGCGACCTCCACAAATGGCATACTTGTTAGATAGATTGTTGAGTACTCAAGATCGCTTAAGACCGTACATCGAACGTTACCGTGTACTTATGTTGGCTGATCCATCGTTGCCTCCAGGAGTAAGTGCACgtagaagaaaatttcataaatatcaaaaatatttattattttacatcatTAATGATTAGGCTGGGCCAGAAGGCGttgaagaaaatcaaagaataGTAGATGGTGTTAGTGAATGTTTACATTACATATCGCATTCGTGTCATGCTTTAAGCGATATAATCGTTGATATGAGACAGCAACCACCTAGAAATTTAAGATGTCGGCCAATTATTATACAACACTCTGCTATTGTACAAGCCGGTGTACCGATCCAGGTAGAGGTGAgcataaatcaaaaaaaaaatattaataacgtgcagataattatattctatatgatTTTTAGGCTCATATCAGTTTACACGGTCGcaatgcaaataataataatggcaatGAAGAAAGCACAAATGCACAACAACCGTCAGATATTGTTGTAGCTTCAGGATCGATCGAAGTTACAACTGAGGATAATAATCAGTCTCAAGAATCTAGTAGTACACCGCCATCTCAACCGGCGGAACAACAGCGACCGCAAGAACCGTCGCAATCGCAATTTGgtaattttatctttacacAATCatgcatttaataaaaaatgtacgtGTTGgataagaatattaaagtCATTCTTCCGTGGCAGTGTTCGACTTGCCGAACAACGTAGAAGTATTGATGGAAGTCAGTCCTGATAGTAACACGGAAGCTTCTTTGGGAAGCGAACAAAATCAGACTggtgaaaacaataataataacaatgctGGCATGTATCTTTTACAGATACTTTTTGGAAAATTACAAagttaatatatagatatacatatatatatatatatatatatatatatatatatatatatatatatgtgtatatatatatgacatttCTAAACTTCGTATCATTCATAGGAAGAACGAATGGAAATGGTGCTGGCATATTTCCTTGGGGTTCGGCACCCACACCTGACTTTTTACGAAATTTGATGCAAGCAGTCGCTGGACATATGGCGCAAGGTGGTATAGCCACTGTTCCGATAACAACACGCACCACAGCTACGACTTCATCAGGAGTCCAACAAACGGTTGCGGCAACCGTGGATAGTACATCTACTAATGCTGCTCAAAGCACACAAGCTCGGTAATGTCAATGATAGTAAAGTATtcaatatttatgttttagtCGTGAGTACGTTGTACTTTCATGATTgctaaataatacatttttcaatatagaAGTAATGTAGGCACTCATCCAACTACTGCAACTCAAACACGCAGTACCTCACGTCCACATGTTTTCCATCCATCGCACCCGCTTGGTGTTGGAATGAGCATGGGTCAAGGACTCGAATTtgatccttttcttccttgcaATTCTCATCATGTACGTCGTACTCCAACTAGTACACCGAATGTCACGGCCACTTCACAATCTACCAGAGCCAGTCAAACGCCTGCACAAGAAACTCAACCTCAGGCGCAAACGGgtaaatacgtatattaaGTATGGTAAAGGtgatgtcaaaaaaaaaaaaaaaaacaaacaaaaaagaaaaaaaaaagaaactcacTCATACGTATATCTACAAAGTATTTGAATTTGTTTCTATACTTTACAGCAACAACATCTACCGCAAGCAGTACCGCTAGTTCTACGAGCACAACTTCAGCAACATCGAGCCAAGGTGCCGCAAATAATCCTTTGGCGAACTTATTACGTCAAATGCTAGGAGGTACCAGTGGACAACAACAAACCAGTATAAGCATTAACAGTAACAGTAGTAATCCAATCTTTTCATGCGACGTCATAACAATATCGCATaccaaatgtaataataatagtgaatgaaaatatttttcactttagGCCCTGATCTACCGGAAAGCTTTGGAAATATAATGCAAATGGTTGGCAGCGGAAATATTCATATAGGAATCATGGGAGATGGGTATGTTTCCTTGCTTTTCAAATGTACcgtattaaagagagagagagagagagagagagagagagagtgagagggggggggtggaagagaaaaaagaattatataaaaataactttattacaGGGGTACTAATGTAGTTGGTGGAAATGTAACTCTGGccaatttattagaaattggCTCTCTACAATCTCGTGAAAATATTACGGAAGAAAATTTACTCGCTGAACTTGCTTTGCTCATTGTAAGTAAAAATCGttgcattaataaaaaaataattatgtgcCTAGAATAATATAGGTAATATTGTTCTAGGCACGTTATATGACTTTGGAAGATTTAATTCGACTAAGACGTGGAAGATCGGGACCGATCGCTAGGCTTCGAGTACCGTTAAGATTTTTATGCTGCGTGATCATGAACAATTCGTCTATGCCCGAAGAACGAGATCAAGTAGTAGAacgtttaatattacaaatcagACCACATCTTCAGCAACTTTTGGAAAGGGAAGAGGATGCCAGTGGCAGAAATAGTTCGTCCATAGACATTTGTGCTACGATCGAATCATTATTGTCACGTCATTGCAAAGACATGTTGAGACTAATACTCGATGTCGGTTAGTTCATtatttctatacatataaaatatagcgtatgaaatttttttttttttttcgtatacaatattaatatatattcatagcTATCGACGACAGAAGATTCGGAGAAGAGACATTAactatcataaataatttggGAAGACAATTGTGCGCTGTACTTCGATACTCTCTTCGTGGAGGACAAGCAGGTTTAGAGGCTGTTGCTTGCAGTTGTATGGTTagttatgatgataatattatttaaagataaatgtaattacgattttatatCCACAATTCCTTTGCCATTCCTTTAGTGCAATATGTTGGGCGCCGTTAATCCCTCTTTTCGGCAATGGATGTTGAATAGTTTTATCGTTCACTTTCGCACTTACTCGCTACGTATTCCGCAACCTCCGGATTCAGAAATTCTTCCACTTCTCATATATAAAGAAACTAATGCACAAACAACATCGTCATCTTCTACGGTATCGCACGAATCGACATGTTCAACGCAAGAACAGtcacagcaacagcaacaacaacaacaacaacaacagcaacaacaacaatcgcAATCGCAATCGCAAtcgcaacagcaacagcaacaatcGCAACATGAGGTAAATCATTTACcttgtataataaaagtaacattTTGTAGATGCGTATGAAAAGATGTTTTTagtacgaaaaaaataattcgtattatttctctttcttcttctttttttttttttttttttgtttttgaccCAGCCAATGGAAACAGAAACTGTAGAAGAAAAGTCTAACAATGAAGCGTCCGCACCCGATGAAGGGGAAGATATTCCAGAAACATTTCCAGGACACGAGGCATTACCTTCGGTAATCtattaaattctaaaaataaataatttgctaaaaatacaaaacaaatttaaaaaagaaaaaaaaaaaaaacataaaaggaaaagaaaaaaaagaactttgaCGAGAATTAAAATTCTACTTTGGGgtgattaaaatgataattgtaGGAATGGATACCTATAATCGCACGTGATGGAGtaagacaacgacgacaattACAGATGCAAGGAATGGCGAATGGTGCCGTAACAACTTTCAGTGATGCATACATAGGTGGTTTACCAACAAAACGGCGCAAACTTATCGAACAACAAAAACCACGATTATTAGTCAGTCCTACTCCTAATCATTCGGCCATAACTGCATCGGTCGAGCGTTTAGTCAGAGAAGGCGTTAGTCGCGCTGGTATCGAGGAAGTCGAAGGGGCTGCCGTTGCTGTGGCAACAGATCCTGGAGTTAGGCGTGCCTTTGGTCAAGCTATCAGAGACTGCTTAAATCCACGCAGATACGGTACCCCGGACTTTCCAGATCCATTACGCTTTCCGAATGCaactaaatatttttcagatcAAGAGAGATCATCGAAGTAATGACAAAAAGGAAGATACATATGGCCTGTGTTTGTGACTTAGAGTATCTAGGAGGACTTAGGTAGCATAATAATCAATAaccacgaaaaaaaaaaaaaagaaaaaaccataTAAACTATAACACATTGTATTAGCTCTGTCacgttaatatttcaaatctaCTTATGACTAAGACGAAGATTCGTTAATGTATAATATcacattttatttgaaattataaaggTGTTTCAATATTACCTGGTATTTTACaaagattttcattcttatttttttttttttttttattttttttatttttttttttttttgtttatttttttcctttttttttgtttcttttttttttttgtttcttttttttttttttatagagaagggtttctttaaatattattttacaggTGTATAAAGCGCtctttcattttgtaaatatgtTCAAACATTATTGCTGTATTTGTGCGACattaaacaacaacaaaaagaggaagagtatATAGTCAATTTGCTACCATCGCTCTACCTTTATACTCTAAGAATTAAGATGTAATTCATCTTGTAAGCGTACCGATATAATATCatcaatacatttttaatagtGAAATAACTTTCTCGCTAgaagtattgttattatgacaAAATTAAAGTTATTGTCGATTAGAATCTTATACAATTGTAGGTGTAGCAAATTCATCTGATGTaccaattataattattatcataatactCTCATTGTCATCCCTCTTATtagtatgattattattatcattattattatcattattattatcattatcattattattattattattattattattattattattattattattattattaatattattattattattattattattattattttcattattagagtttcattattaccataataattattacaataattttatatatatatatatattatatatatatgtatatattatatatatattatatattatatatatatatacatatatataaaattcttcttaAATGTATAATCTTCAATCAtgcataattatatttaaaattgattttccaacgctttatacaaataaatatttccttgaCGTATCTGATGGCAGTGTAAACGTTGATatcgaaattaatgaaatctataaaatgtttcgatttttatcgGTGTACTCGTCGGTAATTTCTTCTGTctcgtataaattaatattaaaagtaagtcatattaaatgtgtgtgttctataattatatactgtATATGGGAGATATTAGTTTGTAATGCGTACGCTTTGTTAAATAATGCGTTATAAAGtccaagaaaaaagaaaccttGAAATGCGTTTGTAAtttttgtagatatatattttcattatctcaGCCTTGAATCATTTAGgaaataacttttatacaGAACAAAGAAGACACCCCAATCCAACCTGGCCCCTGTCCGcctattatcaattatattatactagaACAAGGTTCATATAAGAAATACAATAACTTTGTGTGttaattaaacgaatgaaTTCATTCTCGTTTTTTATGGTGTCACtcgacaaaattattatttgtctaaCAACGATTAGTAGTATATctcttgtatatgtatatagtaaaaattataaaaaatatttaacaagtaTTTCTAGCATGGccgtgatatataatatatatatatatacatacatatatatatatatatatatatataaagtaaaatattaataaatttatttaaaacaacGGGAAGAATTAGATTTGACCAATACgaattcgtatttatttagGACGCCACTACTTTTACATCGTTTTTGAGACCATCGAGTTTAAACTTAATGGAAGAATATAAATTAGTAATACAATGGAAAACATTTTTGAATAGATTTTTAACaagtattaatttcttatacaTTCTAACAATATGCATAAGCAACAAAATGTTagcagaaaaataaagaacgtatgtatgtatttaagtaATTCGAAGACTTCGAGAAATTCCATTCTTAGAATTCCGGTAATAGTTCTCTAGCCAATTAATTTCTATGTTCTTTAGTTCGAATGCAAGATAGAAATCTTTCGGTTTGCCATGTAGTACAAGAATAAGATCGCAGATGGCACGATCGTATCttctttatacatacataaataacaatttcgaTGAAACTATACAAATAGAGAGGATCCGTACA encodes the following:
- the LOC124948701 gene encoding large proline-rich protein BAG6 isoform X5, which codes for MIDLTVKTLDSQNHAFSLEDDQITVRRFKEHIAESVAVPADSQRLIYCGRVLQDEKKLNDYDVNGKVIHLVQSAPPQPGQRNNDSGQSQGQQSQGWQNQQRPHYRFSHAQMHGNAMYLGAMSVPAEIVEGHGLPVPQLSNSLSNSRLIVAKRMLNRANELMDRLDDPTAPLHPNTSENNQSPLPQQIQVQEIETDQEELFRTAEGRQSAGTRLSEAVTAALGVVISASGASNVTLLRGSNDDANEARTASEAQEDAEMETSAQSQSEQQGTLNASGQNNRRPHAQLPRPPQMAYLLDRLLSTQDRLRPYIERYRVLMLADPSLPPGAGPEGVEENQRIVDGVSECLHYISHSCHALSDIIVDMRQQPPRNLRCRPIIIQHSAIVQAGVPIQVEAHISLHGRNANNNNGNEESTNAQQPSDIVVASGSIEVTTEDNNQSQESSSTPPSQPAEQQRPQEPSQSQFVFDLPNNVEVLMEVSPDSNTEASLGSEQNQTGENNNNNNAGRTNGNGAGIFPWGSAPTPDFLRNLMQAVAGHMAQGGIATVPITTRTTATTSSGVQQTVAATVDSTSTNAAQSTQARSNVGTHPTTATQTRSTSRPHVFHPSHPLGVGMSMGQGLEFDPFLPCNSHHVRRTPTSTPNVTATSQSTRASQTPAQETQPQAQTATTSTASSTASSTSTTSATSSQGAANNPLANLLRQMLGGTSGQQQTSPDLPESFGNIMQMVGSGNIHIGIMGDGGTNVVGGNVTLANLLEIGSLQSRENITEENLLAELALLIARYMTLEDLIRLRRGRSGPIARLRVPLRFLCCVIMNNSSMPEERDQVVERLILQIRPHLQQLLEREEDASGRNSSSIDICATIESLLSRHCKDMLRLILDVAIDDRRFGEETLTIINNLGRQLCAVLRYSLRGGQAGLEAVACSCMCNMLGAVNPSFRQWMLNSFIVHFRTYSLRIPQPPDSEILPLLIYKETNAQTTSSSSTVSHESTCSTQEQSQQQQQQQQQQQQQQQSQSQSQSQQQQQQSQHEPMETETVEEKSNNEASAPDEGEDIPETFPGHEALPSEWIPIIARDGVRQRRQLQMQGMANGAVTTFSDAYIGGLPTKRRKLIEQQKPRLLVSPTPNHSAITASVERLVREGVSRAGIEEVEGAAVAVATDPGVRRAFGQAIRDCLNPRRYGTPDFPDPLRFPNATKYFSDQERSSK
- the LOC124948701 gene encoding large proline-rich protein BAG6 isoform X8, which gives rise to MIDLTVKTLDSQNHAFSLEDDQITVRRFKEHIAESVAVPADSQRLIYCGRVLQDEKKLNDYDVNGKVIHLVQSAPPQPGQRNNDSGQSQGQQSQGWQNQQRPHYRFSHAQMHGNAMYLGAMSVPAEIVEGHGLPVPQLSNSLSNSRLIVAKRMLNRANELMDRLDDPTAPLHPNTSENNQSPLPQQIQVQEIETDQEELFRTAEGRQSAGTRLSEAVTAALGVVISASGASNVTLLRGSNDDANEARTASEAQEDAEMETSAQSQSEQQGTLNASGQNNRRPHAQLPRPPQMAYLLDRLLSTQDRLRPYIERYRVLMLADPSLPPGAGPEGVEENQRIVDGVSECLHYISHSCHALSDIIVDMRQQPPRNLRCRPIIIQHSAIVQAGVPIQVEAHISLHGRNANNNNGNEESTNAQQPSDIVVASGSIEVTTEDNNQSQESSSTPPSQPAEQQRPQEPSQSQFVFDLPNNVEVLMEVSPDSNTEASLGSEQNQTGENNNNNNAGRTNGNGAGIFPWGSAPTPDFLRNLMQAVAGHMAQGGIATVPITTRTTATTSSGVQQTVAATVDSTSTNAAQSTQARSNVGTHPTTATQTRSTSRPHVFHPSHPLGVGMSMGQGLEFDPFLPCNSHHVRRTPTSTPNVTATSQSTRASQTPAQETQPQAQTATTSTASSTASSTSTTSATSSQGAANNPLANLLRQMLGGTSGQQQTSISINSNSSPDLPESFGNIMQMVGSGNIHIGIMGDGGTNVVGGNVTLANLLEIGSLQSRENITEENLLAELALLIARYMTLEDLIRLRRGRSGPIARLRVPLRFLCCVIMNNSSMPEERDQVVERLILQIRPHLQQLLEREEDASGRNSSSIDICATIESLLSRHCKDMLRLILDVAIDDRRFGEETLTIINNLGRQLCAVLRYSLRGGQAGLEAVACSCMCNMLGAVNPSFRQWMLNSFIVHFRTYSLRIPQPPDSEILPLLIYKETNAQTTSSSSTVSHESTCSTQEQSQQQQQQQQQQQQQQQSQSQSQSQQQQQQSQHEPMETETVEEKSNNEASAPDEGEDIPETFPGHEALPSMQGMANGAVTTFSDAYIGGLPTKRRKLIEQQKPRLLVSPTPNHSAITASVERLVREGVSRAGIEEVEGAAVAVATDPGVRRAFGQAIRDCLNPRRYGTPDFPDPLRFPNATKYFSDQERSSK
- the LOC124948701 gene encoding large proline-rich protein BAG6 isoform X6 yields the protein MIDLTVKTLDSQNHAFSLEDDQITVRRFKEHIAESVAVPADSQRLIYCGRVLQDEKKLNDYDVNGKVIHLVQSAPPQPGQRNNDSGQSQGQQSQGWQNQQRPHYRFSHAQMHGNAMYLGAMSVPAEIVEGHGLPVPQLSNSLSNSRLIVAKRMLNRANELMDRLDDPTAPLHPNTSENNQSPLPQQIQVQEIETDQEELFRTAEGRQSAGTRLSEAVTAALGVVISASGASNVTLLRGSNDDANEARTASEAQEDAEMETSAQSQSEQQGTLNASGQNNRRPHAQLPRPPQMAYLLDRLLSTQDRLRPYIERYRVLMLADPSLPPGAGPEGVEENQRIVDGVSECLHYISHSCHALSDIIVDMRQQPPRNLRCRPIIIQHSAIVQAGVPIQVEAHISLHGRNANNNNGNEESTNAQQPSDIVVASGSIEVTTEDNNQSQESSSTPPSQPAEQQRPQEPSQSQFVFDLPNNVEVLMEVSPDSNTEASLGSEQNQTGRTNGNGAGIFPWGSAPTPDFLRNLMQAVAGHMAQGGIATVPITTRTTATTSSGVQQTVAATVDSTSTNAAQSTQARSNVGTHPTTATQTRSTSRPHVFHPSHPLGVGMSMGQGLEFDPFLPCNSHHVRRTPTSTPNVTATSQSTRASQTPAQETQPQAQTATTSTASSTASSTSTTSATSSQGAANNPLANLLRQMLGGTSGQQQTSISINSNSSPDLPESFGNIMQMVGSGNIHIGIMGDGGTNVVGGNVTLANLLEIGSLQSRENITEENLLAELALLIARYMTLEDLIRLRRGRSGPIARLRVPLRFLCCVIMNNSSMPEERDQVVERLILQIRPHLQQLLEREEDASGRNSSSIDICATIESLLSRHCKDMLRLILDVAIDDRRFGEETLTIINNLGRQLCAVLRYSLRGGQAGLEAVACSCMCNMLGAVNPSFRQWMLNSFIVHFRTYSLRIPQPPDSEILPLLIYKETNAQTTSSSSTVSHESTCSTQEQSQQQQQQQQQQQQQQQSQSQSQSQQQQQQSQHEPMETETVEEKSNNEASAPDEGEDIPETFPGHEALPSEWIPIIARDGVRQRRQLQMQGMANGAVTTFSDAYIGGLPTKRRKLIEQQKPRLLVSPTPNHSAITASVERLVREGVSRAGIEEVEGAAVAVATDPGVRRAFGQAIRDCLNPRRYGTPDFPDPLRFPNATKYFSDQERSSK
- the LOC124948701 gene encoding large proline-rich protein BAG6 isoform X9; translation: MIDLTVKTLDSQNHAFSLEDDQITVRRFKEHIAESVAVPADSQRLIYCGRVLQDEKKLNDYDVNGKVIHLVQSAPPQPGQRNNDSGQSQGQQSQGWQNQQRPHYRFSHAQMHGNAMYLGAMSVPAEIVEGHGLPVPQLSNSLSNSRLIVAKRMLNRANELMDRLDDPTAPLHPNTSENNQSPLPQQIQVQEIETDQEELFRTAEGRQSAGTRLSEAVTAALGVVISASGASNVTLLRGSNDDANEARTASEAQEDAEMETSAQSQSEQQGTLNASGQNNRRPHAQLPRPPQMAYLLDRLLSTQDRLRPYIERYRVLMLADPSLPPGAGPEGVEENQRIVDGVSECLHYISHSCHALSDIIVDMRQQPPRNLRCRPIIIQHSAIVQAGVPIQVEAHISLHGRNANNNNGNEESTNAQQPSDIVVASGSIEVTTEDNNQSQESSSTPPSQPAEQQRPQEPSQSQFGRTNGNGAGIFPWGSAPTPDFLRNLMQAVAGHMAQGGIATVPITTRTTATTSSGVQQTVAATVDSTSTNAAQSTQARSNVGTHPTTATQTRSTSRPHVFHPSHPLGVGMSMGQGLEFDPFLPCNSHHVRRTPTSTPNVTATSQSTRASQTPAQETQPQAQTATTSTASSTASSTSTTSATSSQGAANNPLANLLRQMLGGTSGQQQTSISINSNSSPDLPESFGNIMQMVGSGNIHIGIMGDGGTNVVGGNVTLANLLEIGSLQSRENITEENLLAELALLIARYMTLEDLIRLRRGRSGPIARLRVPLRFLCCVIMNNSSMPEERDQVVERLILQIRPHLQQLLEREEDASGRNSSSIDICATIESLLSRHCKDMLRLILDVAIDDRRFGEETLTIINNLGRQLCAVLRYSLRGGQAGLEAVACSCMCNMLGAVNPSFRQWMLNSFIVHFRTYSLRIPQPPDSEILPLLIYKETNAQTTSSSSTVSHESTCSTQEQSQQQQQQQQQQQQQQQSQSQSQSQQQQQQSQHEPMETETVEEKSNNEASAPDEGEDIPETFPGHEALPSEWIPIIARDGVRQRRQLQMQGMANGAVTTFSDAYIGGLPTKRRKLIEQQKPRLLVSPTPNHSAITASVERLVREGVSRAGIEEVEGAAVAVATDPGVRRAFGQAIRDCLNPRRYGTPDFPDPLRFPNATKYFSDQERSSK
- the LOC124948701 gene encoding large proline-rich protein BAG6 isoform X1 → MIDLTVKTLDSQNHAFSLEDDQITVRRFKEHIAESVAVPADSQRLIYCGRVLQDEKKLNDYDVNGKVIHLVQSAPPQPGQRNNDSGQSQGQQSQGWQNQQRPHYRFSHAQMHGNAMYLGAMSVPAEIVEGHGLPVPQLSNSLSNSRLIVAKRMLNRANELMDRLDDPTAPLHPNTSENNQSPLPQQIQVQEIETDQEELFRTAEGRQSAGTRLSEAVTAALGVVISASGASNVTLLRGSNDDANEARTASEAQEDAEMETSAQSQSEQQGTLNASGQNNRRPHAQLPRPPQMAYLLDRLLSTQDRLRPYIERYRVLMLADPSLPPGAGPEGVEENQRIVDGVSECLHYISHSCHALSDIIVDMRQQPPRNLRCRPIIIQHSAIVQAGVPIQVEAHISLHGRNANNNNGNEESTNAQQPSDIVVASGSIEVTTEDNNQSQESSSTPPSQPAEQQRPQEPSQSQFVFDLPNNVEVLMEVSPDSNTEASLGSEQNQTGENNNNNNAGRTNGNGAGIFPWGSAPTPDFLRNLMQAVAGHMAQGGIATVPITTRTTATTSSGVQQTVAATVDSTSTNAAQSTQARSNVGTHPTTATQTRSTSRPHVFHPSHPLGVGMSMGQGLEFDPFLPCNSHHVRRTPTSTPNVTATSQSTRASQTPAQETQPQAQTATTSTASSTASSTSTTSATSSQGAANNPLANLLRQMLGGTSGQQQTSISINSNSSPDLPESFGNIMQMVGSGNIHIGIMGDGGTNVVGGNVTLANLLEIGSLQSRENITEENLLAELALLIARYMTLEDLIRLRRGRSGPIARLRVPLRFLCCVIMNNSSMPEERDQVVERLILQIRPHLQQLLEREEDASGRNSSSIDICATIESLLSRHCKDMLRLILDVAIDDRRFGEETLTIINNLGRQLCAVLRYSLRGGQAGLEAVACSCMCNMLGAVNPSFRQWMLNSFIVHFRTYSLRIPQPPDSEILPLLIYKETNAQTTSSSSTVSHESTCSTQEQSQQQQQQQQQQQQQQQSQSQSQSQQQQQQSQHEPMETETVEEKSNNEASAPDEGEDIPETFPGHEALPSEWIPIIARDGVRQRRQLQMQGMANGAVTTFSDAYIGGLPTKRRKLIEQQKPRLLVSPTPNHSAITASVERLVREGVSRAGIEEVEGAAVAVATDPGVRRAFGQAIRDCLNPRRYGTPDFPDPLRFPNATKYFSDQERSSK
- the LOC124948701 gene encoding large proline-rich protein BAG6 isoform X3 — encoded protein: MIDLTVKTLDSQNHAFSLEDDQITVRRFKEHIAESVAVPADSQRLIYCGRVLQDEKKLNDYDVNGKVIHLVQSAPPQPGQRNNDSGQSQGQQSQGWQNQQRPHYRFSHAQMHGNAMYLGAMSVPAEIVEGHGLPVPQLSNSLSNSRLIVAKRMLNRANELMDRLDDPTAPLHPNTSENNQSPLPQQIQVQEIETDQEELFRTAEGRQSAGTRLSEAVTAALGVVISASGASNVTLLRGSNDDANEARTASEAQEDAEMETSAQSQSEQQGTLNASGQNNRRPHAQLPRPPQMAYLLDRLLSTQDRLRPYIERYRVLMLADPSLPPGAGPEGVEENQRIVDGVSECLHYISHSCHALSDIIVDMRQQPPRNLRCRPIIIQHSAIVQAGVPIQAHISLHGRNANNNNGNEESTNAQQPSDIVVASGSIEVTTEDNNQSQESSSTPPSQPAEQQRPQEPSQSQFVFDLPNNVEVLMEVSPDSNTEASLGSEQNQTGENNNNNNAGRTNGNGAGIFPWGSAPTPDFLRNLMQAVAGHMAQGGIATVPITTRTTATTSSGVQQTVAATVDSTSTNAAQSTQARSNVGTHPTTATQTRSTSRPHVFHPSHPLGVGMSMGQGLEFDPFLPCNSHHVRRTPTSTPNVTATSQSTRASQTPAQETQPQAQTATTSTASSTASSTSTTSATSSQGAANNPLANLLRQMLGGTSGQQQTSISINSNSSPDLPESFGNIMQMVGSGNIHIGIMGDGGTNVVGGNVTLANLLEIGSLQSRENITEENLLAELALLIARYMTLEDLIRLRRGRSGPIARLRVPLRFLCCVIMNNSSMPEERDQVVERLILQIRPHLQQLLEREEDASGRNSSSIDICATIESLLSRHCKDMLRLILDVAIDDRRFGEETLTIINNLGRQLCAVLRYSLRGGQAGLEAVACSCMCNMLGAVNPSFRQWMLNSFIVHFRTYSLRIPQPPDSEILPLLIYKETNAQTTSSSSTVSHESTCSTQEQSQQQQQQQQQQQQQQQSQSQSQSQQQQQQSQHEPMETETVEEKSNNEASAPDEGEDIPETFPGHEALPSEWIPIIARDGVRQRRQLQMQGMANGAVTTFSDAYIGGLPTKRRKLIEQQKPRLLVSPTPNHSAITASVERLVREGVSRAGIEEVEGAAVAVATDPGVRRAFGQAIRDCLNPRRYGTPDFPDPLRFPNATKYFSDQERSSK